In one Lycium barbarum isolate Lr01 chromosome 7, ASM1917538v2, whole genome shotgun sequence genomic region, the following are encoded:
- the LOC132603680 gene encoding heat shock 70 kDa protein 15-like, which translates to MSVVGFDFGNESGVVAVARQRGIDVVLNDESKRETPAIVCFGEKQRFLGIAGAASSMMNPKNTISQIKRLIGRQFSDPELQRDLKALPYSVTEGPDGYPLIHARYLGEMRTFTPTQVLGMVFSDLKTIAEKNLNAAVVDCCIGIPIYFTDLQRRAVMDAATIAGLHPLHLIHETTATALAYGIYKTDLPENDPLNVAFIDVGHASMQVCIAGFKKGQLQILAHSFDRNLGGRDFDEALFQYFAAKFKEEYKIDVYQNPRACIRLRAACEKLKKVLSANPEAPLNIECLMDEKDVRGFIKRDEFEQISIPILERVKKPLEKALAEAGLTAENIHAVEVVGSSSRVPAIMRILTEFFGKEPRRTMNASECVAKGAALQCAILSPTFKVREFKVNESFPFSIALSWKGPAPDAQNGAQENHQSTIVFPKGNPIPSVKALTFYRSGTFTIDVQYADVSELQAPAKISTYTIGPFQSTKGERAKLKVKVRLSLHGIVLVESATLLEEEEVEIPVVKETAKEPAKMETDEASAAPSTTSETDVNMQDGAAASGAENGVSESGDKPVQMETDAKVEAPKKKVKKTSVPVTEIVYGAMAAADVQKAVEKEFEMALQDRVMEETKDKKNAVESYVYDMRNKLSDKYQEFVTDSEREQFIAKLQETEDWLYEDGEDETKGVYIAKLEELKKQGDSIEQRYKESTESGPVIDQFIYCINSYREAAMSSDPKFDHIDLEDKQKVLNECVEAEAWLREKKQQQDALPKYANPILLSADVRKKAEALDRFCRPIMTKPKPAKPATPETPAPQSPQGGEQQPQGAEIPNAGNATEGASAGSEVPPAAEPMETEKSETAPSAS; encoded by the exons ATGAGTGTGGTTGGTTTTGACTTCGGGAATGAGAGTGGAGTTGTTGCGGTTGCTAGGCAGAGAGGAATTGATGTCGTACTTAATGACGAATCAAAAAGGGAAACTCCAGCTATAGTCTGCTTTGGAGAGAAGCAACGATTTCTCGGTATTGCTGGCGCAGCGTCAAGCATGATGAACCCAAAGAATACGATTTCGCAGATAAAGAGGCTAATAGGGCGGCAATTTTCAGATCCTGAGCTGCAAAGAGATCTTAAGGCACTGCCCTACTCAGTAACCGAAGGGCCTGATGGATATCCCTTGATCCATGCACGCTATTTGGGGGAAATGAGAACTTTTACACCTACCCAGGTTCTTGGAATGGTGTTTTCGGATCTGAAGACTATAGCGGAGAAGAATCTCAATGCAGCAGTAGTTGATTGTTGCATTGGAATTCCAATTTATTTCACCGATCTTCAGAGGAGAGCTGTAATGGATGCAGCCACCATTGCTGGCTTGCATCCTTTGCATCTAATTCATGAGACAACAGCTACTGCATTAGCGTATGGTATTTACAAGACAGATTTACCTGAAAATGACCCACTGAATGTTGCTTTTATTGACGTTGGGCATGCAAGCATGCAAGTTTGTATTGCTGGCTTCAAGAAAGGCCAATTGCAGATCTTGGCTCATTCATTTGACAGAAATCTTGGTGGGAGGGATTTTGATGAAGCTCTATTCCAATATTTTGCTGCAAAGTTCAAGGAAGAATACAAAATTGATGTTTACCAAAATCCTAGGGCATGCATTAGACTTCGAGCTGCTTGTGAAAAATTGAAAAAGGTTCTCAGTGCAAACCCTGAGGCACCTTTGAATATAGAGTGCTTAATGGATGAGAAGGATGTCAGAGGGTTTATAAAGAGGGATGAGTTTGAGCAAATCAGCATCCCTATACTGGAGAGAGTGAAGAAACCACTGGAGAAAGCTCTTGCTGAAGCTGGGCTTACTGCTGAGAACATTCATGCAGTTGAGGTTGTTGGGTCAAGCTCTCGGGTGCCTGCAATTATGAGGATTCTCACAGAGTTCTTTGGCAAGGAACCAAGGCGCACCATGAATGCAAGTGAATGCGTGGCCAAAGGAGCTGCACTGCAATGCGCTATCCTCAGTCCTACTTTTAAAGTGCGAGAATTCAAG GTCAATGAGAGCTTCCCTTTCTCAATTGCATTATCATGGAAGGGGCCTGCTCCAGATGCACAAAATGGAGCTCAAGAGAATCATCAGAGCACGATTGTTTTCCCCAAAGGGAATCCGATACCCAGTGTGAAAGCTCTGACATTCTACAGATCTGGCACATTTACAATAGATGTACAGTATGCTGATGTCAGTGAACTGCAGGCGCCAGCAAAAATCAGTACATACACG ATCGGACCATTCCAATCTACAAAGGGTGAAAGGGCCAAACTAAAGGTTAAAGTACGCCTAAGTCTGCATGGTATTGTCTTGGTTGAGTCCGCAACT CTTTTGGAAGAAGAAGAGGTGGAAATCCCAGTTGTGAAAGAGACAGCTAAGGAACCTGCCAAAATGGAAACAGATGAagcttcagctgctccttcaactacATCAGAAACTGATGTAAATATGCAGGATGGTGCAGCTGCTTCAGGGGCTGAGAATGGTGTTTCAGAGTCTGGAGACAAACCTGTCCAAATGGAGACAGATGCTAAG GTTGAAGCTCCCAAGAAAAAGGTCAAGAAGACATCTGTACCAGTGACAGAGATTGTTTATGGTGCAATGGCAGCTGCTGATGTTCAGAAGGCTGTTGAGAAAGAATTTGAAATGGCTCTTCAGGACCGTGTTATGGAAGAGACAAAGGACAAGAAGAATGCTGTTGAGTCCTATGTTTATGACATGAGGAATAAG CTTTCAGATAAATATCAAGAGTTTGTAACTGATTCAGAAAGAGAACAATTTATTGCTAAACTTCAAGAAACGGAAGATTGGTTGTATGAAGATGGAGAGGATGAAACTAAGGGTGTTTACATTGCTAAGCTTGAGGAGCTTAAAAAG CAAGGTGACTCGATTGAGCAACGATATAAGGAGTCCACGGAGAGTGGTCCTGTAATTGATCAATTTATTTATTGCATAAATAGTTACAGAGAGGCGGCAATGTCAAGTGATCCTAAGTTTGATCACATTGATTTAGAAGATAAGCAGAAG GTTTTGAACGAGTGTGTCGAAGCTGAAGCTTGGCTTAGAGAGAAAAAGCAGCAGCAGGATGCTCTTCCAAAATATGCCAACCCTATTCTTTTATCGGCTGATGTTCGAAAGAAAGCAGAGGCGCTTGATAG GTTCTGTAGGCCTATAATGACCAAGCCTAAGCCAGCTAAGCCAGCAACTCCTGAAACACCAGCACCTCAGTCTCCTCAAGGAGGTGAGCAACAACCTCAAGGTGCAGAGATTCCTAACGCAGGAAATGCAACTGAGGGTGCCAGTGCTGGAAGTGAAGTTCCACCTGCTGCCGAGCCAATGGAGACGGAGAAATCTGAAACCGCGCCAAGTGCTTCATAA